A single window of Stigmatopora nigra isolate UIUO_SnigA chromosome 22, RoL_Snig_1.1, whole genome shotgun sequence DNA harbors:
- the LOC144215793 gene encoding solute carrier family 2, facilitated glucose transporter member 11-like isoform X1 translates to MSKENWDNDYEYTPLLIKEPEETKRALKVPNKTLLLAMFSACIGGTFQYGYNVSVINAPTKYVQSFINQTWTERYQSEISPGVLTLMWSTIVAIFTLGGFIGASVGGTLSIKLGRKGALMVNNIFAIIAALMMGLSYPTGSFELIILGRLLIGLNSGIGLCVQPLYLVEIAPTSIRGLMGMGTSVFVTGGIFTGQVMGLNELLGKEEYWPFLLATTCIPAVMQLLMLPWFPESPRFLLIDRGDYEGCRKALRQLHSPADCDGEMEDMEKEKNNLDQDGLKAKKPWELLADRSIRWQLLTIVLLNSAQQLNGINAIYFYADYVFAQAGIPSEKIPYATVGTGACECITALTCGLLIEHLGRKVLITGGYTLMSICCILFTLTITFQDYGPIFPYLSMACVFAFILSFGLGPGGVTNILTMELFTQNSRPAAYMIAGSINWISFFLISMIFPFIVIGLGQYCFLVFMTICTLVALYIFFVIPETKNKSFLEIQNEFKSGKKKPGADGSGMTLLATSM, encoded by the exons ATGTCGAAAGAAAATTGGGATAATGACTATGAATATACCCCTTTGTTAATTAAAGAACCCGAAGAGACAAAACGGGCTTTGAAG gttcCCAACAAAACCCTTCTTCTGGCTATGTTTTCCGCTTGTATTGGAGGGACCTTCCAGTATGGGTATAACGTCTCTGTAATTAACGCACCAACCAAA TATGTACAAAGTTTCATCAACCAAACTTGGACCGAGCGTTACCAAAGCGAAATTTCTCCTGGTGTTCTCACTTTAATGTGGTCTACTATCGTGGCCATTTTTACCCTTGGAGGATTTATAGGAGCGTCAGTTGGAGGAACACTTTCTATAAAGCTGGGAAG GAAAGGGGCATTGATGGTTAATAATATTTTCGCCATAATTGCTGCCCTGATGATGGGTTTGAGTTACCCTACGGGATCATTTGAACTAATCATCCTCGGGCGTCTTCTCATTGGATTAAATTCGG GAATTGGTCTTTGTGTTCAACCTTTGTACTTGGTGGAGATTGCTCCAACATCTATCCGTGGCCTCATGGGAATGGGAACCTCTGTTTTTGTTACGGGTGGAATTTTTACCGGACAAGTCATGGGTcttaa TGAACTTCTGGGTAAAGAAGAGTACTGGCCCTTCCTGCTTGCCACCACATGCATCCCAGCAGTCATGCAGCTTCTAATGCTACCCTGGTTTCCAGAGAGTCCACGTTTCCTGCTCATTGACAGAGGAGATTACGAGGGATGCAGAAAAG CCCTAAGGCAGCTCCACAGTCCGGCCGATTGCGATGGTGAGATGGAAGACATGGAGAAGGAGAAGAACAACCTGGACCAGGACGGACTCAAGGCCAAGAAGCCATGGGAGCTGCTGGCAGACCGAAGCATACGTTGGCAGCTTCTCACCATCGTGCTTCTCAATTCAGCTCAGCAGCTGAATGGGATCAATGCT ATTTACTTCTATGCAGATTATGTGTTTGCACAAGCAGGAATTCCCAGTGAGAAAATACCCTATGCAACAGTTGGCACTGGTGCCTGCGAATGCATCACTGCTTTGACCTGT GGTTTGCTGATTGAGCATCTGGGACGCAAAGTGCTGATTACCGGAGGATATACGCTCATGAGTATCTGCTGCATTTTGTTCACTCTAACTATCACTTTTCAG GATTACGGTCCAATTTTTCCTTACCTCAGCATGGCATGTGTTTTTGCTTTCATTCTGAGTTTTGGATTAGGGCcag GTGGTGTGACTAATATTTTGACCATGGAGCTTTTTACACAAAATTCACGGCCTGCAGCCTACATGATTGCCGGTTCCATTAACTGGATTAGCTTCTTCTTGATAAGCATGATCTTCCCTTTTATTGTG ATTGGACTGGGGCAGTATTGTTTCCTGGTGTTCATGACCATCTGCACACTGGTGGCTCTTTATATCTTCTTTGTCATTCctgaaaccaaaaacaaaagtttCCTGGAAATCCAGAAtgaatttaaaagtgggaagaAAAAACCCGGCGCCGATGGCTCCGGTATGACGCTGTTGGCAACCTCAATGTGA
- the LOC144215793 gene encoding solute carrier family 2, facilitated glucose transporter member 11-like isoform X2 — protein MEISEEAPVESNKRVPNKTLLLAMFSACIGGTFQYGYNVSVINAPTKYVQSFINQTWTERYQSEISPGVLTLMWSTIVAIFTLGGFIGASVGGTLSIKLGRKGALMVNNIFAIIAALMMGLSYPTGSFELIILGRLLIGLNSGIGLCVQPLYLVEIAPTSIRGLMGMGTSVFVTGGIFTGQVMGLNELLGKEEYWPFLLATTCIPAVMQLLMLPWFPESPRFLLIDRGDYEGCRKALRQLHSPADCDGEMEDMEKEKNNLDQDGLKAKKPWELLADRSIRWQLLTIVLLNSAQQLNGINAIYFYADYVFAQAGIPSEKIPYATVGTGACECITALTCGLLIEHLGRKVLITGGYTLMSICCILFTLTITFQDYGPIFPYLSMACVFAFILSFGLGPGGVTNILTMELFTQNSRPAAYMIAGSINWISFFLISMIFPFIVIGLGQYCFLVFMTICTLVALYIFFVIPETKNKSFLEIQNEFKSGKKKPGADGSGMTLLATSM, from the exons gttcCCAACAAAACCCTTCTTCTGGCTATGTTTTCCGCTTGTATTGGAGGGACCTTCCAGTATGGGTATAACGTCTCTGTAATTAACGCACCAACCAAA TATGTACAAAGTTTCATCAACCAAACTTGGACCGAGCGTTACCAAAGCGAAATTTCTCCTGGTGTTCTCACTTTAATGTGGTCTACTATCGTGGCCATTTTTACCCTTGGAGGATTTATAGGAGCGTCAGTTGGAGGAACACTTTCTATAAAGCTGGGAAG GAAAGGGGCATTGATGGTTAATAATATTTTCGCCATAATTGCTGCCCTGATGATGGGTTTGAGTTACCCTACGGGATCATTTGAACTAATCATCCTCGGGCGTCTTCTCATTGGATTAAATTCGG GAATTGGTCTTTGTGTTCAACCTTTGTACTTGGTGGAGATTGCTCCAACATCTATCCGTGGCCTCATGGGAATGGGAACCTCTGTTTTTGTTACGGGTGGAATTTTTACCGGACAAGTCATGGGTcttaa TGAACTTCTGGGTAAAGAAGAGTACTGGCCCTTCCTGCTTGCCACCACATGCATCCCAGCAGTCATGCAGCTTCTAATGCTACCCTGGTTTCCAGAGAGTCCACGTTTCCTGCTCATTGACAGAGGAGATTACGAGGGATGCAGAAAAG CCCTAAGGCAGCTCCACAGTCCGGCCGATTGCGATGGTGAGATGGAAGACATGGAGAAGGAGAAGAACAACCTGGACCAGGACGGACTCAAGGCCAAGAAGCCATGGGAGCTGCTGGCAGACCGAAGCATACGTTGGCAGCTTCTCACCATCGTGCTTCTCAATTCAGCTCAGCAGCTGAATGGGATCAATGCT ATTTACTTCTATGCAGATTATGTGTTTGCACAAGCAGGAATTCCCAGTGAGAAAATACCCTATGCAACAGTTGGCACTGGTGCCTGCGAATGCATCACTGCTTTGACCTGT GGTTTGCTGATTGAGCATCTGGGACGCAAAGTGCTGATTACCGGAGGATATACGCTCATGAGTATCTGCTGCATTTTGTTCACTCTAACTATCACTTTTCAG GATTACGGTCCAATTTTTCCTTACCTCAGCATGGCATGTGTTTTTGCTTTCATTCTGAGTTTTGGATTAGGGCcag GTGGTGTGACTAATATTTTGACCATGGAGCTTTTTACACAAAATTCACGGCCTGCAGCCTACATGATTGCCGGTTCCATTAACTGGATTAGCTTCTTCTTGATAAGCATGATCTTCCCTTTTATTGTG ATTGGACTGGGGCAGTATTGTTTCCTGGTGTTCATGACCATCTGCACACTGGTGGCTCTTTATATCTTCTTTGTCATTCctgaaaccaaaaacaaaagtttCCTGGAAATCCAGAAtgaatttaaaagtgggaagaAAAAACCCGGCGCCGATGGCTCCGGTATGACGCTGTTGGCAACCTCAATGTGA